Proteins encoded within one genomic window of Cellulomonas xiejunii:
- a CDS encoding glycoside hydrolase family 3 protein, producing the protein MTQLELPVGTHVSERVRDLLARMTLEEKLAQIVGFWEKSEGEAVAPLQGEFEAPRGLDDSIQDGLGHLTRVYGTRPVDAAERAAWLWDKQRWFVNETRLGIPALVHEECLTGLSAWGAATFPTPLAWGASFDTDLVTRMGELIGESMRSLGIHQGLAPVLDVIRDPRWGRVDECISEDPYLVGTLGTSYVRGLQSTGVHATLKHFVGYSASQSGRNFGPVHIGRRELADVLLVPFEMGVLDGGVRSVMSAYNEIDGVPVAGNDEILTTLLRDRWGFDGTVVADYFGVAFLQLLHHTAADLGQAAGQALAAGVDIELPTGDAYLQPLAAAVRAGAVDEALVDRAVLRALAQKEDLGLLDATFEDEPPTEVDLDSPAHREVAALLAERSLVLLTNDGTLPLAPDARVAVIGPNADRAAALFGCYSFLNHVLAHHPDAAVGIETPTVLEALRREHSDGEITYTPGCAVDDDDRSGLDAAVAAASAADVAVLVVGDHAALFGRGTVGEGCDRDDLELPGVQRELVEAVLATGTPVVLVMLTGRPYAVDWALHRCAAAVQAFFPGEEGGNALAGVLTGRVNPSGRLPVSLPRSAGAQPYTYLHPALGGDGDVTNLSTVPTLPFGHGLSYTTFTRTDLRVAPGASTSGGLTVTVTVTNTGDRAGADVVQVYGKDVVASVTRPVAQLLGYHRVELEPGESVDVLLAVPAARLAFTDRSGRRVVEPGELELWVGSSCAQRDVEASVVLAGDVYPVTLDDPRWTGVTVL; encoded by the coding sequence GTGACTCAGCTCGAGCTGCCCGTCGGCACCCACGTCTCGGAGCGGGTGCGTGACCTCTTGGCCCGCATGACGCTCGAGGAGAAGCTGGCGCAGATCGTCGGCTTCTGGGAGAAGAGCGAGGGCGAGGCTGTCGCACCCCTCCAGGGCGAGTTCGAGGCCCCCCGCGGCCTCGACGACTCGATCCAGGACGGACTCGGCCACCTCACGCGCGTCTACGGCACCCGCCCGGTGGACGCTGCCGAGCGCGCCGCCTGGCTGTGGGACAAGCAGCGGTGGTTCGTCAACGAGACGCGCCTCGGCATCCCGGCGCTCGTGCACGAGGAGTGCCTCACCGGGTTGTCCGCCTGGGGTGCCGCGACGTTCCCGACGCCGTTGGCCTGGGGTGCGTCGTTCGACACCGACCTGGTGACCCGCATGGGCGAGCTCATCGGGGAGTCGATGCGCTCGCTGGGCATCCACCAGGGTCTGGCCCCCGTGCTCGACGTCATCCGCGACCCCCGCTGGGGTCGCGTCGACGAGTGCATCTCCGAGGATCCCTACCTGGTCGGCACGCTGGGCACGTCGTACGTCCGCGGGCTGCAGTCGACGGGCGTGCACGCCACGCTCAAGCACTTCGTCGGGTACTCGGCGTCCCAGTCCGGCCGCAACTTCGGCCCCGTCCACATCGGCCGCCGCGAGCTGGCGGACGTGCTGCTCGTGCCGTTCGAGATGGGCGTGCTGGACGGCGGCGTGCGCTCCGTGATGTCCGCCTACAACGAGATCGACGGCGTGCCCGTGGCCGGCAACGACGAGATCCTGACGACCCTGCTGCGTGACCGCTGGGGCTTCGACGGCACCGTGGTCGCCGACTACTTCGGAGTCGCGTTCCTGCAGCTGCTGCACCACACCGCGGCGGACCTGGGCCAGGCTGCGGGCCAGGCCCTGGCGGCCGGGGTCGACATCGAGCTGCCGACCGGCGACGCCTACCTCCAGCCGCTGGCCGCCGCGGTGCGGGCCGGAGCCGTCGACGAGGCGCTGGTCGACCGGGCGGTGCTGCGTGCGCTCGCGCAGAAGGAGGACCTCGGCCTGCTCGACGCGACGTTCGAGGACGAGCCCCCCACCGAGGTGGACCTCGACTCCCCGGCGCACCGCGAGGTCGCGGCCCTGCTCGCCGAGCGCTCGCTCGTGCTGCTCACCAACGACGGCACGCTGCCGCTCGCGCCGGACGCCCGCGTGGCCGTGATCGGCCCCAACGCCGACCGCGCTGCCGCGCTGTTCGGCTGCTACTCGTTCCTCAACCACGTGCTCGCGCACCACCCGGACGCCGCCGTGGGCATCGAGACGCCGACCGTCCTCGAGGCGCTGCGGCGCGAGCACAGCGACGGCGAGATCACGTACACCCCGGGCTGCGCGGTCGACGACGACGACCGTTCGGGCCTCGACGCGGCTGTCGCTGCGGCGAGCGCCGCGGACGTCGCCGTCCTCGTCGTCGGGGACCACGCCGCCCTCTTCGGCCGCGGCACGGTCGGCGAGGGCTGCGACCGGGACGACCTCGAGCTCCCCGGTGTCCAGCGCGAGCTCGTCGAGGCGGTGCTCGCGACGGGCACACCCGTCGTGCTCGTCATGCTCACCGGGCGTCCCTACGCGGTCGACTGGGCACTCCACCGGTGCGCCGCAGCGGTCCAGGCGTTCTTCCCGGGCGAGGAGGGCGGCAACGCCCTGGCGGGTGTCCTCACGGGCCGCGTCAACCCCTCGGGGCGGCTGCCCGTCAGCCTGCCGCGCTCCGCGGGTGCGCAGCCGTACACCTACCTGCACCCCGCGCTGGGCGGCGACGGCGACGTCACCAACCTCAGCACCGTGCCGACCCTGCCCTTCGGGCACGGCCTGTCGTACACGACGTTCACCCGCACCGACCTGCGCGTCGCGCCCGGGGCCTCGACGAGCGGCGGCCTGACGGTGACCGTCACGGTGACCAACACGGGTGACCGTGCGGGAGCCGACGTCGTGCAGGTGTACGGCAAGGACGTCGTCGCGAGCGTGACGCGGCCCGTCGCGCAGCTCCTCGGCTACCACCGCGTCGAGCTCGAGCCGGGCGAGAGCGTCGACGTGCTGCTCGCGGTCCCCGCAGCGCGACTGGCATTCACCGACCGCTCGGGCCGACGTGTCGTCGAGCCGGGCGAGCTCGAGCTGTGGGTCGGGTCGTCCTGCGCGCAGCGCGACGTCGAGGCGAGCGTCGTGCTCGCCGGCGACGTCTACCCCGTGACGCTCGACGACCCGCGCTGGACCGGCGTCACGGTCCTCTGA
- the ilvD gene encoding dihydroxy-acid dehydratase — translation MSRPLRSRTSTHGRNMAGARALWRATGMSTEDFGKPIIAIANSYTQFVPGHVHLKDMGDLVAGAIREAGGVAKEFNTIAVDDGIAMGHGGMLYSLPSRDLIADSVEYMVNAHCADAIVCISNCDKITPGMLNAALRLNIPVIFVSGGPMEAGKAVVADGIAKTPLNLVNAINYSADDGVSDEALGRVEENACPTCGSCSGMFTANSMNCLTEALGLSLPGNGSTLATHTARRELFLEAGRTIVDLARRYYDEEDDTAAPRSIATKAAFTNAMTLDVAMGGSTNTVLHILAAAQEAEVEFTLDEIDAISRRVPCLSKVAPNHPDFHMEDVHRAGGIPALLGELDRGGLLDHDVTSVHTPTLRAWLDDWDVRGGKATQRALDLFLAAPGGVRTTQAFSTSNVWESLDTDAANGCIRDVAHAYTVEGGLAVLRGNLAEDGAIIKTAGIDPDVFHFVGRALVCESQDEAVDKILRKQVEPGHVVVVRYEGPAGGPGMQEMLYPTSFIKGRGLGKVCALITDGRFSGGSSGISVGHISPEAAAGGTIGLIEDGDEIEIDVETRLIRLNVPDAVLAERRAKMEARENPWQPVDRDRYVSPALQAYAAMATSADRGAVRDVSRLRRP, via the coding sequence ATGAGCCGTCCACTGCGCTCTCGTACCTCGACCCACGGTCGCAACATGGCCGGCGCGCGTGCGCTCTGGCGCGCGACCGGCATGAGCACGGAGGACTTCGGCAAGCCGATCATCGCGATCGCGAACTCGTACACGCAGTTCGTCCCCGGGCACGTGCACCTCAAGGACATGGGCGACCTCGTCGCCGGTGCGATCCGCGAGGCCGGGGGCGTCGCGAAGGAGTTCAACACGATCGCCGTCGACGACGGCATCGCGATGGGGCACGGCGGCATGCTCTACTCCCTGCCGAGCCGGGACCTGATCGCCGACTCGGTCGAGTACATGGTCAACGCGCACTGTGCCGACGCGATCGTGTGCATCTCCAACTGCGACAAGATCACCCCCGGCATGCTGAACGCGGCGCTGCGGCTGAACATCCCGGTGATCTTCGTGTCCGGCGGGCCCATGGAGGCCGGCAAGGCCGTGGTCGCCGACGGCATCGCGAAGACGCCCCTGAACCTCGTCAACGCGATCAACTACTCGGCCGACGACGGCGTCTCCGACGAGGCCCTGGGCCGCGTCGAGGAGAACGCGTGCCCCACGTGCGGCTCGTGCTCCGGCATGTTCACGGCGAACTCGATGAACTGCCTCACCGAGGCGCTCGGGCTGTCGCTGCCCGGCAACGGCTCGACTCTCGCCACGCACACCGCGCGCCGCGAGCTGTTCCTCGAGGCAGGTCGGACGATCGTCGACCTCGCGCGTCGGTACTACGACGAGGAGGACGACACCGCGGCGCCGCGCTCGATCGCGACCAAGGCGGCGTTCACGAACGCGATGACGCTCGACGTCGCCATGGGCGGCTCGACCAACACGGTGCTGCACATCCTCGCCGCCGCGCAGGAGGCCGAGGTCGAGTTCACGCTGGACGAGATCGACGCGATCAGCCGGCGCGTGCCGTGCCTGTCGAAGGTCGCGCCCAACCACCCGGACTTCCACATGGAGGACGTCCACCGTGCGGGCGGGATCCCGGCGCTGCTGGGCGAGCTCGACCGGGGCGGGCTGCTCGACCACGACGTGACGAGCGTGCACACCCCGACGCTGCGGGCGTGGCTCGACGACTGGGACGTCCGGGGCGGCAAGGCGACGCAGCGCGCGCTCGACCTGTTCCTCGCGGCGCCGGGCGGCGTGCGCACGACCCAGGCCTTCTCGACGTCGAACGTCTGGGAGTCCCTCGACACCGATGCCGCGAACGGGTGCATCCGCGACGTCGCGCACGCGTACACGGTCGAGGGCGGCCTGGCGGTCCTGCGGGGCAACCTCGCCGAGGACGGCGCGATCATCAAGACCGCCGGGATCGACCCGGACGTCTTCCACTTCGTCGGGCGCGCGCTGGTGTGCGAGTCGCAGGACGAGGCGGTCGACAAGATCCTGCGTAAGCAGGTCGAGCCCGGGCACGTCGTCGTGGTGCGGTACGAGGGCCCCGCGGGCGGCCCCGGCATGCAGGAGATGCTGTACCCGACGTCGTTCATCAAGGGTCGCGGCCTGGGCAAGGTGTGCGCGCTCATCACCGACGGCCGGTTCTCCGGCGGGTCGTCGGGTATCTCCGTGGGGCACATCAGCCCCGAGGCGGCCGCGGGCGGCACGATCGGCCTCATCGAGGACGGCGACGAGATCGAGATCGACGTCGAGACGCGGCTCATCCGCCTCAACGTGCCGGACGCCGTGCTCGCCGAGCGTCGCGCCAAGATGGAGGCGCGCGAGAACCCGTGGCAGCCGGTCGACCGCGACCGCTACGTGTCGCCCGCGCTGCAGGCCTACGCGGCGATGGCGACGAGCGCCGACCGGGGTGCCGTGCGCGACGTGAGCCGGCTGCGGCGCCCCTGA
- the ilvD gene encoding dihydroxy-acid dehydratase: MTSSHAQPAPGIDIKPRSRQVTDGLEATAARGMLRAVGLGDEDFAKPQIGVASSWNEITPCNLSLDRLAKAVKNGVHAAGGYPLEFGTISVSDGISMGHEGMHYSLVSRDIIADSVETVMMAERLDGSVLLAGCDKSLPGMLMAAARLDLASVFLYAGSIMPGWVKLSDGTEKDVTIIDAFEAVGACARGLMSREDVDRIERAICPGEGACGGMYTANTMASVAEAIGMSIPGSAAPPSADRRRDQFAHRSGEAVVEMLRRGITARQIMTKEAFENAIAVVMAFGGSTNAVLHLLAIAHEAEVELTLDDFSRVAARVPHLGDLKPFGRYVMNDVDRVGGVPVVMKALLDAGLLHGDCLTVTGRTVAENLADIAPPDPDGKILRALDNPIHRTGGITILSGSLAPEGAVVKSAGFDSDVFEGTARVFERERAALDALEDGTIQAGDVVVIRYEGPKGGPGMREMLAITGAIKGAGLGKDVLLVTDGRFSGGTTGLCVGHIAPEAVDAGPIAFVRDGDRIRLDVAHATLDLVVDEAELAARREGWTPLPPRYTRGVLGKYQKLVQSASKGAVLG, translated from the coding sequence ATGACGTCATCGCACGCGCAGCCGGCACCGGGCATCGACATCAAGCCGCGGTCGAGGCAGGTCACCGACGGGCTCGAGGCGACCGCCGCGCGCGGCATGCTGCGCGCCGTCGGGCTCGGGGACGAGGACTTCGCGAAGCCGCAGATCGGCGTCGCGAGCTCGTGGAACGAGATCACACCGTGCAACCTGTCGCTGGACCGGCTCGCCAAGGCCGTGAAGAACGGCGTGCACGCCGCGGGCGGGTACCCGCTGGAGTTCGGCACGATCTCGGTGTCCGACGGCATCTCGATGGGCCACGAGGGCATGCACTACTCGCTGGTCAGCCGCGACATCATCGCGGACAGCGTGGAGACCGTGATGATGGCCGAGCGCCTGGACGGCTCGGTGCTGCTGGCCGGCTGCGACAAGTCCCTGCCGGGCATGCTCATGGCTGCGGCGCGCCTGGACCTGGCGTCGGTGTTCCTCTACGCCGGCTCGATCATGCCGGGCTGGGTGAAGCTGTCGGACGGCACCGAGAAGGACGTGACGATCATCGACGCGTTCGAGGCCGTCGGGGCCTGCGCGCGCGGCCTGATGTCGCGCGAGGACGTCGACCGCATCGAGCGGGCGATCTGCCCGGGCGAGGGCGCGTGCGGCGGCATGTACACCGCGAACACGATGGCGTCGGTCGCCGAGGCGATCGGCATGTCGATCCCGGGGTCGGCCGCGCCGCCCTCGGCGGACCGGCGCCGCGACCAGTTCGCGCACCGGTCGGGCGAGGCCGTGGTCGAGATGCTTCGCCGCGGCATCACGGCGCGTCAGATCATGACGAAGGAGGCGTTCGAGAACGCGATCGCCGTCGTCATGGCGTTCGGCGGCTCGACCAACGCGGTGCTGCACCTGCTGGCGATCGCCCACGAGGCCGAGGTCGAGCTGACGCTCGACGACTTCAGCCGGGTCGCTGCCCGCGTGCCGCACCTCGGTGACCTCAAGCCGTTCGGCCGGTACGTCATGAACGACGTCGACCGCGTCGGCGGCGTGCCCGTCGTCATGAAGGCGCTCCTCGACGCGGGCCTGCTGCACGGCGACTGCCTGACGGTCACCGGGCGCACGGTGGCGGAGAACCTCGCCGACATCGCCCCGCCGGACCCCGACGGCAAGATCCTGCGGGCGCTCGACAACCCGATCCACCGCACGGGCGGCATCACGATCCTGTCCGGGTCGCTCGCCCCCGAGGGCGCGGTCGTGAAGTCCGCCGGCTTCGACTCCGACGTGTTCGAGGGGACCGCGCGCGTCTTCGAGCGCGAGCGTGCCGCGCTCGACGCGCTCGAGGACGGCACGATCCAGGCCGGTGACGTCGTGGTGATCCGGTACGAGGGCCCCAAGGGCGGCCCGGGGATGCGCGAGATGCTGGCCATCACCGGTGCCATCAAGGGCGCGGGTCTCGGCAAGGACGTCCTGCTCGTCACCGACGGCCGCTTCTCGGGCGGCACGACGGGCCTGTGCGTGGGGCACATCGCGCCGGAGGCCGTCGACGCCGGTCCGATCGCGTTCGTCCGTGACGGCGACCGCATCCGCCTCGACGTCGCCCACGCGACGCTCGACCTGGTGGTCGACGAGGCGGAGCTCGCCGCGCGGCGCGAGGGCTGGACGCCGCTGCCCCCGCGCTACACCCGGGGCGTGCTCGGCAAGTACCAGAAGCTCGTGCAGTCGGCGTCGAAGGGCGCCGTGCTGGGCTGA
- a CDS encoding carbohydrate-binding domain-containing protein yields the protein MRRGTTAAAVAGLIVTSLVGTAPAAGAAEPAVEEALGANLPVHDTAHVLDWDAGSETTIELTGASAVVTGEGASADGGTVTIAAPGTYRVSGTLADGALVVASAGDGLVRVVLDGASITSGTTSPLQVQDAGEVAVVLADGSTNTLTDPATYTYPEGVDEPNAALFSSADLTIAGSGALTVVGNANDGIASKDGLVVAGGRITVRAADDGVRGKDYLQVTGGSLDVTAAGDGLKSDDDAPEAGFVHVAGGGTTVTSGDDGVTAASDVVVSGGDLQVTAGGGAAGTGEGAKGLVGDVSVVLGGGALVVDAIDDAVHSDGTIAVASGNATLATGEDGIDAGERLAISGGALVVRTSVEGLESKVVEISGGLIEVTATDDAINAADPAAPDSMDVLPGVHVAVSGGRLVLHSAVGDGLDSNGTGAISGGTVYVDGSTEWVNSALDVTGDFQVTGGTIVGTSHGGHVATPATTSPQTWVSLSSQQPAGTLMHVLAADGTVVVSFRTMKAQGNVLVSSSALVAGAQYRLAVGGTAAGPVLGGYYETPGDASTATVVATATAGTAPAPGGWGGWPPR from the coding sequence ATGCGACGAGGAACCACGGCCGCAGCGGTCGCCGGGCTGATCGTGACGAGCCTGGTCGGGACCGCCCCCGCAGCGGGTGCGGCGGAGCCGGCGGTGGAGGAGGCGCTCGGGGCCAACCTGCCGGTGCACGACACCGCGCACGTGCTGGACTGGGACGCGGGCAGCGAGACGACGATCGAGCTGACGGGCGCGTCGGCGGTCGTCACAGGTGAGGGCGCGAGCGCGGACGGCGGCACGGTGACCATCGCCGCGCCGGGCACGTACCGCGTCAGCGGCACGCTCGCCGACGGCGCGCTCGTCGTGGCGTCGGCGGGCGACGGCCTCGTGCGCGTGGTGCTCGACGGCGCCTCGATCACGTCCGGCACGACCTCGCCGCTGCAGGTCCAGGACGCCGGCGAGGTGGCCGTGGTCCTCGCCGACGGCTCGACGAACACCCTGACCGACCCCGCCACGTACACCTACCCCGAGGGCGTGGACGAGCCGAACGCCGCGCTGTTCTCCTCGGCGGACCTCACGATCGCCGGGAGCGGCGCCCTGACCGTGGTGGGCAACGCGAACGACGGCATCGCGTCCAAGGACGGCCTGGTGGTCGCGGGCGGGAGGATCACGGTGCGCGCCGCCGACGACGGCGTCCGCGGCAAGGACTACCTCCAGGTGACCGGGGGTAGCCTCGACGTCACGGCGGCGGGCGACGGCCTGAAGTCCGACGACGACGCGCCCGAGGCCGGGTTCGTGCACGTCGCCGGCGGCGGGACGACGGTGACGTCCGGGGACGACGGCGTCACGGCCGCGTCCGACGTGGTCGTCTCCGGCGGGGACCTCCAGGTGACCGCGGGCGGCGGTGCCGCGGGGACGGGGGAGGGTGCGAAGGGCCTCGTCGGCGACGTGTCCGTCGTGCTGGGCGGCGGCGCGCTCGTGGTGGACGCGATCGACGACGCCGTCCACTCCGACGGGACGATTGCCGTCGCGTCCGGCAACGCGACGCTCGCGACGGGCGAGGACGGCATCGACGCCGGCGAACGGCTCGCGATCTCGGGCGGTGCGCTGGTCGTCAGGACGTCCGTCGAGGGGCTGGAGTCGAAGGTCGTCGAGATCTCCGGCGGCCTGATCGAGGTCACCGCGACGGACGACGCGATCAACGCGGCCGACCCGGCGGCGCCCGACTCGATGGACGTCCTGCCCGGGGTCCACGTCGCGGTCAGCGGCGGCCGGCTCGTGCTGCACTCGGCCGTCGGTGACGGCCTGGACTCGAACGGGACGGGCGCGATCTCGGGCGGCACGGTGTACGTCGACGGCTCGACCGAGTGGGTCAACTCCGCCCTGGACGTCACCGGGGACTTCCAGGTCACCGGGGGGACCATCGTCGGGACGAGCCACGGCGGGCACGTGGCCACACCGGCGACCACGTCGCCCCAGACCTGGGTCTCGCTCAGCTCGCAGCAGCCCGCCGGCACGCTGATGCACGTGCTCGCGGCGGACGGCACCGTCGTCGTCTCGTTCCGGACCATGAAGGCCCAGGGCAACGTCCTGGTGTCCAGCAGCGCCCTCGTCGCGGGCGCGCAGTACCGGCTCGCCGTCGGCGGCACCGCCGCGGGACCCGTGCTGGGCGGGTACTACGAGACGCCCGGCGACGCGTCCACGGCCACGGTCGTCGCTACCGCCACCGCGGGCACCGCGCCTGCGCCCGGTGGCTGGGGAGGGTGGCCGCCGCGCTGA
- a CDS encoding glycoside hydrolase family 13 protein, translated as MTFTADDAPWWTGAVVYQIYPRSFQDSDGDGVGDLRGVLQRIDHLVELGVDVVWFSPIYRSPQDDNGYDISDYQDVDQLFGTLEDLDEVVAALHARGIKVVMDLVVNHTSDEHPWFVESRSSVDSPKRDWYWWRPARPGMAPGTPGAEPTNWGSFFSGPTWEYDQATGEYYLHLFSRKQPDLNWENPQVRQAVYAMMRWWLDRGIDGFRMDVINLISKAVREDGSLADGPATTGALGDGSAQYTHGPRLHEFLQEMHHEVFDGRRDGLLLVGETPGATVEDGRLFTDPARRELDMVFTFEHVGLDHGPGGKYDPRPLDLRDLKAVLGRWQAGLADVGWNSLYWDNHDQPRIVSRFGDDGEYRRESATMLATVLHLHRGTPYVYQGEELGMTNAHLRSLDDYRDIEALRYVAQTRAQGHVSDDAVLAGLMAMSRDNARTPVQWDASRHAGFTTGEPWLPVNPNHRSVNAEAERADPSSVFHHYRRLIALRHDDPVVRLGDFTMLLPEHPHVYAFTRALDGVRLLVLGSFSGDEQAVEVGPGWDDAEVVLGNHAEPARVAGGAAALRPWEAVVLRTAAPTG; from the coding sequence ATGACCTTCACCGCCGACGACGCCCCCTGGTGGACCGGCGCGGTCGTCTACCAGATCTACCCGCGGTCCTTCCAGGACTCCGACGGCGACGGCGTGGGTGACCTGCGCGGCGTCCTGCAGCGCATCGACCACCTGGTCGAGCTCGGCGTCGACGTCGTGTGGTTCTCGCCGATCTACCGCAGCCCGCAGGACGACAACGGGTACGACATCAGCGACTACCAGGACGTCGACCAGCTGTTCGGCACCCTGGAGGACCTCGACGAGGTGGTCGCCGCGCTGCACGCCCGGGGCATCAAGGTGGTGATGGACCTCGTCGTCAACCACACGAGCGACGAGCACCCGTGGTTCGTGGAGTCCCGGTCGTCCGTCGACTCCCCGAAGCGCGACTGGTACTGGTGGCGCCCCGCCCGGCCCGGCATGGCGCCGGGCACGCCCGGTGCCGAGCCGACCAACTGGGGATCGTTCTTCTCCGGCCCGACGTGGGAGTACGACCAGGCGACCGGCGAGTACTACCTGCACCTGTTCAGCCGCAAGCAGCCGGACCTCAACTGGGAGAACCCGCAGGTCCGGCAGGCCGTCTACGCGATGATGCGCTGGTGGCTGGACCGCGGGATCGACGGGTTCCGGATGGACGTCATCAACCTGATCTCGAAGGCCGTGCGCGAGGACGGGTCGCTCGCCGACGGGCCCGCGACCACGGGTGCGCTGGGCGACGGGTCGGCGCAGTACACGCACGGGCCCCGCCTGCACGAGTTCCTCCAGGAGATGCACCACGAGGTCTTCGACGGCCGCCGCGACGGGCTGCTGCTCGTGGGGGAGACCCCCGGCGCGACCGTCGAGGACGGCAGGCTCTTCACCGACCCGGCCCGTCGCGAGCTCGACATGGTCTTCACCTTCGAGCACGTCGGCCTCGACCACGGCCCCGGCGGCAAGTACGACCCGCGCCCGCTGGACCTGCGGGACCTCAAGGCCGTGCTGGGCCGCTGGCAGGCCGGCCTCGCCGACGTGGGCTGGAACTCGCTCTACTGGGACAACCACGACCAGCCGCGCATCGTGTCGCGCTTCGGTGACGACGGGGAGTACCGCCGCGAGTCGGCGACCATGCTCGCCACCGTGCTGCACCTGCACCGCGGGACGCCGTACGTCTACCAGGGCGAGGAGCTCGGGATGACGAACGCGCACCTCAGGTCGCTCGACGACTACCGCGACATCGAGGCCCTGCGGTACGTCGCGCAGACGCGCGCCCAGGGGCACGTCAGCGACGACGCCGTCCTGGCGGGCCTCATGGCGATGAGCCGCGACAACGCGCGCACACCCGTCCAGTGGGACGCCTCGCGGCACGCCGGGTTCACGACCGGCGAGCCGTGGTTGCCCGTCAACCCCAACCACCGGTCCGTCAACGCCGAGGCGGAGCGCGCCGACCCGTCGTCGGTGTTCCACCACTACCGTCGTCTGATCGCGCTGCGGCACGACGACCCGGTCGTGCGGCTCGGTGACTTCACGATGCTGCTGCCCGAGCACCCGCACGTGTACGCGTTCACGCGGGCCCTCGACGGTGTGCGCCTGCTCGTGCTCGGCAGCTTCAGCGGCGACGAGCAGGCGGTCGAGGTCGGGCCCGGCTGGGACGACGCCGAGGTCGTCCTGGGGAACCACGCCGAGCCGGCCCGGGTGGCCGGGGGTGCGGCGGCGTTGCGGCCCTGGGAGGCCGTCGTGCTGCGCACCGCTGCGCCGACCGGGTGA
- a CDS encoding OmpA family protein, with amino-acid sequence MTSRLRVLLGVPLAAVLAAGAASSPSPVLTPGDFPEATARDLEYSVRALDPDGIGYNTVAFAEYARVRPLATQETTAEETVVSLATDILFQVDDAALSPAAGAEVGRLLADVPSGAAVVVEGHTDTVASDDHNQQLSERRAATVAEAVRASRADLSVTAQGFGETRPKVEESGDDVAEDRAQNRRVELRFTADGTPDPAAVATPTPSLDVPPRTDVEPRVRVPAEQADSVAQTRVPSPAYPGVDIVVDVEGVEVRGAVTELSLLLSLDGDVPQDAPHLYDALDGRSWDMTLVDRAALLQYPELKRHGQIDWLGEGRVVGTRLTSVHRFVLTFPRLLSDEGPVDVVLDAALPPVADVPVTRE; translated from the coding sequence GTGACGTCACGGCTCCGCGTGCTGCTCGGTGTTCCCCTCGCGGCCGTGCTCGCGGCCGGGGCCGCCTCGTCGCCGTCGCCGGTCCTGACGCCGGGTGACTTCCCCGAGGCGACGGCCCGCGACCTCGAGTACTCGGTCCGGGCGCTGGACCCCGACGGCATCGGGTACAACACGGTGGCGTTCGCGGAGTACGCGCGCGTCCGGCCGCTGGCGACCCAGGAGACGACGGCCGAGGAGACGGTCGTGAGCCTCGCGACGGACATCCTGTTCCAGGTCGACGACGCGGCTCTGTCACCCGCCGCAGGTGCCGAGGTCGGGCGGCTGCTCGCGGACGTCCCGTCGGGTGCGGCCGTCGTCGTCGAGGGACACACCGACACGGTCGCGTCCGACGACCACAACCAGCAGCTGTCCGAGCGCCGCGCGGCCACGGTCGCGGAAGCGGTCCGGGCGTCACGCGCCGATCTGTCCGTCACGGCCCAGGGGTTCGGGGAGACACGCCCCAAGGTCGAGGAGAGCGGGGACGACGTCGCGGAGGACCGCGCGCAGAACCGGCGCGTCGAGCTGCGGTTCACCGCCGACGGCACCCCGGATCCCGCGGCCGTCGCCACCCCCACGCCGTCCCTGGACGTTCCTCCGCGCACGGACGTGGAGCCCCGGGTGCGCGTGCCGGCCGAGCAGGCGGACTCCGTCGCGCAGACGCGCGTCCCGTCGCCCGCGTACCCAGGGGTCGACATCGTGGTCGACGTCGAGGGTGTCGAGGTCCGGGGTGCGGTCACCGAGCTGTCGCTGCTGCTCAGCCTCGACGGCGACGTCCCGCAGGACGCGCCGCACCTGTACGACGCGCTCGACGGCCGGTCGTGGGACATGACCCTCGTCGACCGTGCGGCCCTGCTGCAGTACCCGGAGCTGAAGCGGCACGGCCAGATCGACTGGCTGGGGGAGGGTCGGGTGGTCGGCACGCGGCTGACGTCCGTCCACCGGTTCGTCCTCACGTTCCCCCGGTTGCTGTCCGACGAGGGGCCCGTGGACGTCGTCCTCGACGCCGCGCTGCCACCGGTCGCGGACGTGCCCGTCACACGCGAATGA